In a single window of the Nodularia spumigena CCY9414 genome:
- the pdhA gene encoding pyruvate dehydrogenase (acetyl-transferring) E1 component subunit alpha, producing MVQERTLPTFNTKTTKITKEEGLRLYEDMVLGRSFEDKCAEMYYRGKMFGFVHLYNGQEAVSTGVIQAMRPGEDFVSSTYRDHVHALSAGVPAREVMAELFGKATGCSKGRGGSMHMFSAEHGLLGGYAFVAEGIPVAAGAAFQSKYRREVLKDQNADQVTACFFGDGAANNGQFFETLNMASLWKLPIIFVVENNKWAIGMSHERATSQPEIYKKASVFNMVGVEVDGMDVLAVRAVAQEAVARARAGEGPTLIEALTYRFRGHSLADPDEMRSKAEKEFWFSRDPIKKLAAYLLEQNLADDAELKAIDRKIQEVIDEAVKFAESSPEPDPSELYRFVFAEDE from the coding sequence ATGGTTCAAGAACGCACGTTACCTACATTTAATACCAAAACTACCAAAATCACCAAAGAAGAAGGATTGCGGTTGTATGAAGACATGGTACTAGGTCGCTCATTTGAAGACAAATGCGCTGAGATGTACTATAGGGGCAAAATGTTTGGTTTTGTCCACCTCTACAACGGTCAAGAAGCCGTTTCCACAGGTGTTATCCAGGCCATGCGACCGGGTGAAGATTTTGTTTCCAGCACCTACCGCGACCACGTTCATGCTCTCAGCGCCGGTGTACCAGCCAGAGAAGTCATGGCAGAATTATTTGGGAAAGCCACAGGGTGCAGCAAAGGACGTGGTGGTTCCATGCATATGTTTTCCGCCGAGCATGGCTTACTCGGTGGTTATGCTTTTGTGGCTGAAGGTATTCCCGTAGCAGCCGGAGCCGCTTTTCAAAGCAAATACCGCCGCGAAGTTTTGAAAGACCAAAACGCTGACCAAGTAACAGCTTGCTTTTTTGGTGATGGCGCAGCTAACAACGGTCAGTTTTTCGAGACCTTAAATATGGCATCCTTGTGGAAACTGCCGATTATTTTTGTAGTCGAAAATAATAAATGGGCAATTGGGATGTCTCACGAAAGAGCAACTTCCCAGCCAGAAATTTACAAAAAAGCCAGTGTATTTAACATGGTAGGCGTGGAAGTAGACGGGATGGACGTGCTAGCAGTGCGAGCCGTTGCTCAAGAAGCCGTCGCCCGCGCCCGTGCTGGTGAAGGTCCCACATTAATTGAAGCCCTCACCTACCGTTTCCGGGGACACTCCCTCGCAGACCCAGATGAAATGCGAAGCAAAGCCGAGAAAGAATTTTGGTTTTCCCGTGACCCCATTAAGAAGCTAGCGGCTTATCTCCTTGAGCAAAACTTAGCAGACGATGCGGAACTCAAAGCCATTGACCGGAAAATTCAAGAAGTCATCGACGAAGCCGTGAAGTTTGCCGAAAGTAGCCCCGAACCTGACCCCAGCGAGTTGTATCGCTTTGTGTTTGCAGAAGACGAGTAG